A DNA window from Deltaproteobacteria bacterium contains the following coding sequences:
- a CDS encoding HAD family phosphatase translates to MGSSTLDWVIFDLGAVLIDWNPRYLYRRHSEDESRIEIFLREVATSEWNSQMDAGVLFQSAIDQRSQKYPEWKSWLQDWRDHWPTMLNGPIPESVEIFNEVIAAKRAGKLKAVLALSNWEANTFKIAQARFPFLEDFDGKLISGEERLIKPDPRFFQLLIDRYGVVPSRAIFIDDLTKNTSVAEGMGFHTHHFENPVKLRHHLEELKVIGN, encoded by the coding sequence ATGGGTAGCTCGACTTTGGATTGGGTCATCTTCGACTTAGGCGCGGTGTTGATTGATTGGAACCCTAGGTACCTTTATCGGCGGCACAGCGAAGATGAGTCCCGCATAGAAATCTTTCTTCGGGAAGTAGCGACCAGCGAGTGGAATTCGCAAATGGACGCGGGGGTACTTTTCCAAAGTGCCATTGATCAGCGTAGTCAGAAGTATCCCGAATGGAAGTCGTGGCTTCAGGATTGGCGGGACCATTGGCCAACAATGTTGAATGGTCCGATACCTGAGTCGGTCGAGATCTTCAATGAAGTGATCGCGGCTAAGCGAGCAGGTAAGTTGAAGGCGGTGCTCGCGCTGAGCAACTGGGAAGCCAATACATTTAAAATTGCCCAAGCGCGGTTTCCTTTCCTTGAGGATTTTGATGGAAAGTTGATTTCTGGCGAAGAGCGCTTGATCAAGCCAGACCCGCGCTTTTTTCAGCTTTTAATTGATAGGTATGGCGTTGTGCCCAGCCGTGCGATTTTCATTGATGATCTGACGAAGAATACCTCGGTCGCCGAAGGTATGGGCTTTCATACTCACCACTTTGAGAATCCTGTAAAACTGCGGCATCATTTAGAAGAACTAAAAGTCATCGGGAATTGA
- a CDS encoding AI-2E family transporter translates to MSNWISKPLRERVNRHTEVESSWMLRLTLLVTVVALLWINRGFIKPVAMAALFAATLYPFSLKLEKKIPSAAWRSMLLTTAFALVFLLPVGIVAFLAADAGLKRIKDLPEDWFNRLEVNAIFDRIDAFITLPIERADLVRVVEQGATTIGKTALSTLQNLVADLPKLTVDNIVVILALYFFLFESAAVLSWLRRFSPLSKAKTAILFKSVGDLSSSVVFAALMAGLVQSVIFGIFLVALSVPGTLLIAMTAFVLSFIPVVGTLPVSIYLIGSSAIQGNWPHAIAFLFASVLVGLSDNVVRPYVISGSAKLHPLIGFIAAFGALETIGFYGLFLGPVVAGAVFTIVELVLDKRTA, encoded by the coding sequence ATGTCGAATTGGATTTCGAAACCGCTAAGAGAGCGTGTCAACAGGCATACGGAAGTTGAGAGCTCTTGGATGCTCCGGCTCACCTTGCTGGTGACAGTGGTCGCACTTCTCTGGATAAACCGGGGGTTCATCAAGCCGGTCGCGATGGCGGCACTGTTTGCGGCGACACTTTATCCCTTTTCATTGAAGCTTGAAAAAAAGATTCCGTCGGCGGCCTGGAGGTCGATGCTTTTGACGACAGCATTTGCTCTCGTATTTCTTTTACCAGTGGGAATTGTCGCTTTCCTTGCAGCTGATGCCGGACTGAAGCGGATTAAAGATTTACCGGAAGATTGGTTTAATCGTCTTGAGGTGAATGCGATTTTTGATCGCATCGATGCCTTCATCACTTTGCCGATCGAGCGGGCCGATTTGGTTCGGGTGGTCGAGCAAGGCGCGACGACCATCGGAAAAACGGCGCTCTCCACGCTGCAAAACCTCGTTGCGGATCTGCCGAAGCTAACCGTCGACAATATTGTGGTGATTCTGGCGCTTTATTTTTTCCTTTTTGAGTCGGCGGCAGTGCTTTCGTGGTTGCGAAGATTTTCACCACTTTCCAAAGCGAAGACCGCGATTTTATTTAAGTCAGTGGGAGATCTGTCCTCCTCGGTAGTTTTCGCTGCGCTTATGGCCGGGCTTGTTCAGTCCGTGATCTTCGGAATTTTCTTGGTGGCTCTCAGTGTTCCAGGAACACTTCTGATAGCGATGACGGCCTTCGTTCTCTCATTTATACCTGTTGTCGGCACGCTTCCAGTTTCGATCTATTTGATTGGTTCGTCGGCAATTCAAGGCAATTGGCCACACGCCATTGCCTTTTTATTTGCTTCTGTATTAGTTGGACTCAGCGATAACGTAGTTAGGCCTTACGTCATAAGTGGATCGGCGAAGCTGCATCCACTGATTGGTTTCATTGCAGCCTTCGGTGCCCTCGAGACAATCGGATTTTACGGCCTCTTCCTCGGGCCTGTCGTGGCGGGAGCTGTGTTTACAATTGTCGAGTTGGTACTCGACAAGCGAACTGCGTAG
- the sthA gene encoding Si-specific NAD(P)(+) transhydrogenase: protein MNQNEEFDLIVIGSGPGGQKAAVQASKLGKKVLVVEKDRLGGACLQLGTIPSKALRESALMVNPGELSLMGVMERTKRIISEEREVIESSLERNGVTIVTGIGSFLDKNTIIVENEGAVTKFIAPKILIATGTRPRRPTEFDFDGFTIFDSDTVLEMKFQPRTMLVIGAGVIGVEYASIFARTGCRVTLFDGRPDLLKSIDQEVVGALIKQMKKSGVQFRLGWKMHSVETVPGETGRAWRADATYSKDDEVLTEKFDAVLVCQGRTGNYEKLNLSKAGLSVDERGSLRVNRNYQTEVPSVYAVGDIIGAPALAASSAEQGRLAALHAFSGKQAHFPDTFPYGIYTIPEISTVGMQEEEVKAKGIRYVIGKATYSELARGKMIEDEFGFLKLIVHATTKRIIGVHVIGTGATELVHIGQVAMAFGATVEFFVDNVFNYPTLAEAYKVAAYNAKNQL, encoded by the coding sequence ATGAACCAGAACGAAGAATTTGATTTAATTGTCATTGGTTCGGGTCCGGGCGGACAAAAGGCTGCCGTTCAAGCTTCTAAGCTTGGAAAAAAAGTTTTAGTTGTCGAAAAGGATCGGCTTGGCGGCGCTTGTCTTCAGCTAGGCACTATTCCGTCGAAGGCGCTCCGCGAATCGGCTTTGATGGTAAACCCAGGCGAACTTTCGCTCATGGGTGTTATGGAGCGTACGAAGCGAATCATATCGGAAGAGCGCGAAGTCATCGAGAGCAGTCTCGAGCGAAATGGAGTTACGATAGTCACCGGCATCGGCTCTTTTTTAGATAAAAATACGATTATTGTCGAAAACGAGGGAGCTGTTACCAAATTCATCGCTCCGAAGATTCTCATTGCGACTGGTACGAGACCGCGACGACCAACTGAGTTTGATTTTGATGGCTTTACGATTTTTGATAGCGACACTGTTTTAGAAATGAAGTTTCAGCCGCGAACCATGCTCGTGATTGGTGCCGGAGTCATCGGTGTCGAATATGCGTCGATCTTTGCCCGAACAGGTTGCCGTGTGACTCTCTTTGACGGTCGACCAGATTTGTTAAAATCGATCGATCAGGAAGTTGTCGGCGCTTTGATCAAGCAAATGAAAAAGTCCGGAGTCCAATTTCGACTGGGTTGGAAAATGCACTCGGTAGAAACTGTACCAGGCGAAACCGGGCGTGCATGGCGGGCAGACGCCACTTACTCGAAAGACGATGAAGTCTTGACCGAAAAGTTCGACGCGGTCCTGGTTTGCCAGGGACGAACGGGCAATTACGAAAAGCTCAATCTTTCAAAAGCAGGTTTGTCGGTCGATGAGCGCGGCTCTTTGCGGGTGAATCGAAATTACCAAACCGAGGTCCCAAGCGTTTACGCCGTCGGCGATATTATCGGCGCTCCGGCGCTTGCTGCGTCGTCCGCCGAGCAGGGCCGATTAGCAGCGTTGCATGCGTTCTCTGGAAAGCAGGCGCATTTTCCAGATACTTTTCCCTACGGAATTTACACCATCCCCGAAATCTCGACGGTTGGTATGCAGGAAGAGGAGGTTAAGGCCAAGGGCATTCGCTATGTCATTGGTAAGGCCACCTATTCCGAGCTCGCTCGAGGAAAAATGATCGAAGACGAATTTGGTTTTTTAAAGCTTATTGTACACGCGACAACGAAGCGAATTATCGGCGTACACGTGATCGGCACCGGTGCCACAGAACTCGTCCACATTGGGCAGGTAGCAATGGCCTTTGGTGCGACAGTAGAATTCTTTGTCGACAACGTTTTTAACTATCCGACTCTGGCGGAAGCTTACAAAGTGGCGGCCTACAACGCAAAAAACCAACTTTAG
- the pepN gene encoding aminopeptidase N, translating to MVHLKDYTAPSFWIRETSLFFDLHEDHARVRSKLRIERRKGSTETVLKLDGEQLQLNGVKLNSVSCTTNSTSAALKPGEYRIENEKLAIGVGELADFFLEVDVTNEPQKNLACEGLYRTGGMFCTQCEAESFRRITYYIDRPDVMSIFTVTVEADKSKYPILLSNGNRVSTREMPNGRHEATWHDPHKKPCYLFALVAGDLGCLRDRFQTKSGRDVALEIYCRQGLEPRCVHAMDSLKKSMLWDEERYGLEYDLDLFMIVVADEFNMGAMENKGLNVFNAHYVLADAQTATDKDFDNIQAVVGHEYFHNWTGNRVTCRDWFQLSLKEGLTVYRDQEFSADMGSRAVKRIEDVIRLRTHQFAEDAGPMAHAVRPQSYEAIDNFYTMTIYEKGAEVIRMIETLIGRDGFRKGMDRYFEMFDGQAVTTDDFVHAMTLGAKDVGRSRDFTQFKNWYDQAGTPLIKVRSQYDAAAKKYSLTISQSCAPSPGQPSKIPYLIPVAVGLLGQNGDLIPTTILELSEPEQTFTFEGIAEKPMLSLLRGFSAPVKVECEYSTEELSFLIAKDSDPVARWEATQQMMLKAMLANVSGSPEAATLQAALVKSLGPMLDDATVAGKIDEAFVSFMLMPPSENYISQFLQVVDVEKVFRAHDGLLREVVKTYRQKFESIYNRLEALPVTTSGQRALRNMSLMYLCLNGDVRDLERALKQRRQAKDMTTELGAIDALNRSGSAARISGIEEFREKWRNESLVMNKWLSIRALAPGEGTLEEVKALLDDSAFDKNNPNKIYSLLLAFAKFNSLGFHAKSGGGYKLIADQVLDVDTRNPQVASRLVSAFNQWKTFTPDRADQMKRELERIAKHPTLSNNVREIVTRALN from the coding sequence ATGGTACACTTGAAAGATTACACTGCTCCTTCATTTTGGATTCGTGAAACTTCGCTCTTTTTTGATCTTCATGAGGATCACGCTCGTGTTCGATCGAAATTGAGGATCGAACGGCGCAAAGGCTCGACAGAAACGGTTCTCAAGCTTGACGGCGAGCAGCTGCAACTGAACGGAGTTAAGCTTAACTCGGTCTCGTGTACCACAAACTCCACATCAGCGGCACTCAAGCCTGGCGAATACCGCATCGAAAATGAGAAGCTGGCAATTGGCGTTGGTGAACTCGCAGATTTCTTTTTGGAAGTCGATGTCACCAACGAGCCCCAAAAAAACCTCGCCTGTGAAGGTCTCTATCGCACGGGCGGAATGTTTTGCACCCAATGCGAAGCCGAGAGCTTTCGGCGAATCACTTACTACATCGATCGCCCGGATGTGATGTCGATCTTCACGGTAACCGTCGAAGCAGATAAATCGAAGTATCCGATTTTGTTGTCAAACGGAAACCGAGTTTCGACACGTGAGATGCCCAATGGACGTCACGAAGCTACGTGGCACGATCCGCATAAAAAGCCATGCTATCTTTTTGCCCTCGTTGCTGGCGACCTTGGATGTCTTCGCGATCGATTTCAAACCAAGTCTGGTCGCGACGTCGCGCTAGAAATATACTGCCGCCAAGGTCTTGAGCCACGCTGCGTGCACGCGATGGACTCTCTGAAAAAATCGATGCTTTGGGATGAAGAGCGTTACGGGCTGGAATACGATCTCGACCTATTCATGATTGTAGTCGCAGATGAATTCAATATGGGCGCGATGGAAAACAAAGGCTTAAACGTTTTCAACGCACATTACGTACTCGCGGATGCGCAAACGGCAACAGACAAAGACTTCGACAACATTCAAGCTGTCGTCGGCCACGAATACTTCCACAATTGGACAGGAAATCGCGTCACTTGTCGCGACTGGTTTCAATTGTCTCTCAAGGAAGGTTTGACGGTTTATCGCGATCAAGAATTTTCAGCCGACATGGGTTCACGCGCCGTAAAACGAATTGAAGATGTTATTCGACTGCGAACTCACCAGTTTGCCGAAGACGCGGGACCAATGGCCCACGCGGTGCGGCCCCAGTCTTACGAGGCCATCGACAACTTCTACACGATGACGATTTACGAAAAAGGTGCGGAAGTCATCCGCATGATTGAAACGCTGATCGGCCGAGATGGATTTAGAAAAGGAATGGACCGTTACTTCGAGATGTTTGACGGACAAGCCGTAACGACAGATGACTTTGTCCATGCAATGACATTGGGAGCAAAAGACGTTGGTCGATCTCGCGACTTCACGCAGTTTAAAAATTGGTACGATCAAGCCGGGACCCCACTGATTAAGGTAAGATCGCAGTACGACGCGGCAGCGAAAAAGTATTCCCTTACTATTTCCCAATCTTGCGCTCCTTCTCCAGGACAGCCCTCTAAAATACCGTATTTGATACCAGTGGCTGTGGGCTTACTTGGACAAAATGGGGACCTCATCCCGACAACGATTCTGGAGCTTTCAGAACCAGAACAAACTTTTACCTTTGAGGGAATCGCCGAAAAACCGATGCTGTCGCTTCTGCGTGGCTTTAGCGCACCTGTGAAAGTCGAGTGTGAATATTCAACTGAGGAACTTAGTTTCCTCATTGCCAAGGACTCCGACCCCGTTGCCCGCTGGGAAGCAACTCAGCAGATGATGCTGAAGGCGATGTTGGCAAACGTTTCTGGCTCGCCCGAGGCGGCGACCCTTCAAGCAGCGCTTGTTAAGTCATTGGGACCTATGCTCGACGATGCGACTGTGGCAGGGAAAATAGATGAGGCGTTCGTTAGCTTCATGCTGATGCCTCCTTCTGAAAACTATATTAGCCAGTTTCTACAAGTCGTCGATGTGGAAAAAGTTTTCCGTGCACACGACGGACTATTGCGCGAAGTCGTTAAAACGTACCGACAGAAATTTGAATCCATCTACAATCGTCTCGAAGCGCTGCCTGTAACTACAAGTGGTCAGCGTGCGCTTCGAAACATGTCGTTGATGTACCTCTGCTTAAACGGCGATGTGCGCGATCTGGAAAGAGCCCTCAAGCAACGTCGGCAGGCGAAAGATATGACGACAGAACTTGGGGCGATCGATGCGTTGAACCGAAGTGGTTCAGCGGCCCGCATCAGTGGCATTGAAGAATTCCGTGAAAAATGGCGAAACGAATCGCTCGTAATGAACAAGTGGTTATCGATTCGCGCGCTGGCACCGGGCGAAGGGACACTTGAAGAAGTGAAGGCTCTGTTGGATGACAGTGCTTTTGATAAAAACAATCCAAACAAAATTTATTCGTTACTTCTCGCTTTTGCTAAATTTAATTCGCTAGGTTTCCACGCGAAGTCGGGCGGTGGTTATAAACTGATTGCCGATCAGGTACTTGACGTCGACACCAGAAACCCTCAGGTCGCATCTCGCTTGGTGTCCGCATTCAATCAGTGGAAGACTTTTACTCCAGATCGCGCGGACCAGATGAAGCGAGAGTTAGAGCGAATCGCGAAGCATCCGACGCTATCGAACAATGTACGGGAAATCGTCACTCGCGCTTTGAACTAA
- a CDS encoding NAD(P)/FAD-dependent oxidoreductase, translating to MAQANLSANGLRYKRIVVIGGGFAGLAAAKDLARKKLPDGEAFEITLVDRRNHHLFQPLLYQVATAALSPAEISVPIRSLFANSQNVRVVLDEVKDFQLSPEKTVICRSGRAYPFDVLILAAGAGHSYFGHDEWQEFAPGLKTLDQATNIRKRILLAYERAEMETDVEKQKALLTFAIVGGGPTGVEIAGAIAEISRFTLESDFRRIDPSRTRVLLIEAGGRLLSSFHESLSKKATRDLEKMGVQIWTSTRVTGVSAEGVQLGQEFVQASTVIWAAGVKPSPLGEKVIRTFGGSLDQVGRVKVDSHLQLLGGDPNVLVLGDLASFKDENGNSLPGLAPVAMQQGRYAAKLILEKINLKPSQAPAPFHYFDKGQMATIGRRRAVVQAGRLRFSGYLAWLTWLFIHIYYLIGFKNRFFVFYQWAWAYLTFRRGARLIQES from the coding sequence ATGGCGCAAGCGAATCTGTCGGCAAATGGCTTGAGATATAAACGAATTGTCGTCATTGGCGGCGGCTTCGCTGGTTTGGCGGCGGCCAAAGACCTAGCGCGAAAAAAGCTTCCGGACGGCGAAGCCTTCGAGATCACGTTGGTCGACCGGCGCAATCACCATTTATTTCAGCCTCTCTTGTACCAGGTGGCGACCGCAGCACTTAGTCCAGCCGAAATTTCCGTACCGATTCGATCACTGTTCGCAAACTCCCAAAATGTTCGAGTCGTCTTAGATGAAGTTAAAGATTTTCAATTGAGCCCCGAAAAGACAGTCATATGTCGAAGTGGCCGAGCTTATCCGTTTGACGTGTTAATTTTGGCGGCCGGTGCAGGGCACAGCTACTTCGGGCATGACGAATGGCAAGAATTCGCGCCAGGACTAAAAACACTTGATCAAGCGACGAACATTCGGAAGCGAATTTTATTGGCTTACGAGCGCGCTGAAATGGAAACCGACGTTGAAAAGCAAAAGGCGCTTTTGACGTTTGCCATCGTAGGTGGCGGCCCCACCGGAGTTGAAATTGCTGGTGCGATTGCGGAAATTAGTCGGTTCACTTTAGAGAGCGACTTTCGAAGAATCGACCCATCGCGGACGCGAGTTCTTTTAATAGAGGCCGGAGGGAGGCTGCTCTCAAGTTTCCACGAATCGCTTTCCAAGAAAGCGACACGTGATCTGGAAAAAATGGGAGTTCAGATTTGGACTTCCACGCGCGTAACCGGAGTTTCGGCTGAAGGCGTTCAGCTTGGCCAGGAGTTCGTCCAGGCCAGCACAGTGATCTGGGCAGCTGGGGTAAAGCCGTCGCCGTTAGGCGAAAAAGTGATTCGCACGTTTGGCGGTTCGCTGGATCAAGTGGGGCGGGTAAAAGTTGATTCTCATCTTCAACTGCTCGGCGGAGATCCAAACGTCCTCGTTCTGGGGGATTTAGCCAGTTTCAAAGATGAAAATGGAAACTCGCTTCCAGGACTTGCGCCAGTGGCGATGCAGCAGGGGCGCTACGCTGCGAAGCTCATTTTGGAAAAAATAAACCTCAAGCCAAGCCAGGCACCTGCCCCATTCCATTATTTCGACAAAGGCCAGATGGCCACGATCGGGCGGCGCCGTGCGGTCGTTCAAGCTGGGCGACTTCGATTTTCTGGCTACTTGGCCTGGCTGACCTGGTTGTTCATTCACATTTACTATTTGATCGGTTTTAAAAACCGCTTCTTTGTTTTTTACCAATGGGCCTGGGCGTATTTAACTTTTCGGCGAGGCGCTAGGCTTATTCAGGAATCTTGA
- a CDS encoding LysR family transcriptional regulator, giving the protein MDHLHWPLSVLSKAIHHKNLSAAADHIGLSQPQLSRLIAQLEEDLGVILLDRAARRKSGWTPVAYKVADVYFRNSRKLSAALQEVQGDDQIHHLSFGTLEGLVSLAIEVCQAMFRDTKIPVIELNVYDLSELEEHFEKDELDLILTCREPGRSKRKHIREFGWQDFKYAGKPLGKGETDLKVLSPFEHAHLIQSGKRNASKRERDETANSKILLSNSLAVRKLYIEDFGGRGQVPGPVQLKRPGTSTEQPVFLIGTEILPPVLWEKLDSVKIKIPE; this is encoded by the coding sequence ATGGATCATCTGCATTGGCCCCTATCGGTTTTAAGCAAAGCGATTCACCACAAAAATCTGTCTGCTGCGGCAGATCATATTGGGCTTAGCCAGCCCCAGCTTTCGCGGCTGATCGCGCAATTGGAAGAGGATCTGGGAGTGATTTTGCTCGACCGTGCTGCGCGCCGAAAATCCGGCTGGACGCCAGTCGCTTACAAAGTGGCGGACGTGTATTTTCGGAACTCGCGAAAATTATCGGCCGCACTTCAAGAAGTTCAGGGCGACGATCAAATTCACCACCTCAGCTTTGGAACCCTTGAAGGCTTAGTGTCGCTTGCGATCGAAGTATGTCAGGCGATGTTTCGCGACACGAAAATTCCCGTGATCGAACTCAATGTTTACGATCTCAGTGAACTCGAAGAACACTTCGAAAAGGACGAACTCGATCTGATTCTAACCTGCCGGGAGCCAGGTAGATCAAAACGGAAACATATACGCGAATTTGGTTGGCAAGATTTCAAGTATGCGGGGAAACCGCTGGGTAAGGGAGAAACCGATTTAAAAGTGCTAAGCCCCTTTGAGCATGCTCACTTGATTCAATCAGGAAAACGCAATGCTTCAAAACGCGAGCGCGACGAAACAGCCAATTCTAAAATTTTGCTGAGTAACTCTCTTGCGGTCAGAAAGTTGTACATCGAGGATTTCGGCGGCCGCGGACAAGTGCCAGGCCCGGTACAACTTAAACGCCCCGGAACAAGCACTGAACAACCGGTCTTTTTGATTGGCACCGAGATCTTGCCGCCAGTTCTTTGGGAAAAGCTAGATTCTGTTAAAATCAAGATTCCTGAATAA
- a CDS encoding dienelactone hydrolase family protein has product MNRIKLAALDTIEISPGGFSKLEGERALKGAIVLFHGFGADNQDLASLASAVGSPPDISWYFPNGPHSVPIGPHMSGRAWFPLRLAELEAQGLDFTKSLPEGMGRAIDGAVKAVEELRAQKKLEWNQIILGGFSQGAMIALEVALRAPQLPAGVTLFSGTLVNEPALIQAAAKKKGLRFFQSHGIQDPVLPFELAEKLDATLNEAGLDGMLYSFRGGHEIPLPVLREWASWLKGAPFFSVK; this is encoded by the coding sequence ATGAACCGAATTAAACTGGCTGCTCTGGACACGATCGAAATTTCTCCCGGTGGGTTTTCCAAGCTTGAAGGGGAGCGCGCGCTCAAGGGCGCGATTGTTCTTTTCCATGGCTTTGGTGCGGACAATCAAGATCTAGCAAGCCTTGCGAGTGCCGTTGGTTCGCCTCCGGATATCAGTTGGTATTTTCCCAATGGCCCGCATTCCGTTCCGATTGGCCCGCACATGTCCGGTCGCGCTTGGTTTCCGCTTCGTCTTGCAGAGCTCGAAGCGCAAGGGCTTGATTTTACGAAGTCTCTACCAGAGGGAATGGGGCGCGCAATCGACGGTGCCGTAAAAGCCGTTGAAGAGCTTCGAGCGCAGAAGAAACTCGAGTGGAACCAAATTATTTTAGGCGGCTTTAGCCAAGGCGCCATGATCGCGTTAGAGGTCGCCCTCAGAGCGCCGCAACTTCCTGCAGGGGTGACACTGTTTTCCGGAACTCTTGTGAATGAGCCCGCACTTATTCAGGCGGCAGCGAAAAAAAAGGGGCTTCGTTTTTTTCAAAGCCACGGAATTCAAGACCCGGTTTTGCCATTCGAACTTGCGGAAAAATTGGACGCGACACTGAATGAAGCGGGACTTGATGGGATGCTTTATTCTTTTCGCGGTGGGCACGAAATCCCGCTGCCAGTTTTACGAGAATGGGCAAGCTGGTTAAAAGGCGCGCCATTTTTTTCGGTGAAATGA
- a CDS encoding YihY/virulence factor BrkB family protein, whose amino-acid sequence MMKLKVLKIRVAQQLLDHFGNGWRILVATWRRIQLADIELIAGSLSYTTVLSLVPLLAVSLSVFQWLGGLDGLLKQVEPFILKNLAESSGVELSRHLSRAIRRVHSGALGVGGVLGVFLASTKLFTDMERAIHRVWLLKKRRALWKRLAVYWTVMFTAPLLIAATLGVLSFRGLGLLKVIPHQAITALFAFMGLFAIFKWVPARKVEVRPALASALLATAGLALAQEFYAGIMRSLFRFSKVYGSLAGIPLFLMWVFLFWWIILMGATLTALLQERLDRESESQSRRQKRSS is encoded by the coding sequence ATGATGAAGCTAAAAGTCCTAAAAATTCGCGTTGCCCAGCAGCTGCTGGACCATTTTGGAAATGGCTGGCGAATCCTGGTAGCGACTTGGCGCCGAATTCAGTTGGCCGACATCGAACTGATTGCTGGGAGCCTTTCTTACACAACAGTTCTATCGCTGGTCCCCCTTCTCGCCGTTAGCTTGTCTGTTTTTCAGTGGCTTGGTGGCCTCGATGGACTTTTGAAACAGGTCGAACCCTTCATACTAAAAAATCTTGCAGAGAGTTCTGGCGTTGAACTGAGCCGACACCTTTCGCGCGCGATCCGTCGAGTCCACTCGGGAGCATTGGGAGTTGGTGGCGTGCTGGGAGTGTTCCTCGCTTCGACAAAGCTCTTCACAGACATGGAGCGCGCAATTCATAGAGTGTGGCTGTTGAAAAAGCGTCGCGCACTATGGAAGCGACTCGCGGTTTACTGGACAGTCATGTTCACGGCGCCACTTTTAATTGCTGCGACCCTTGGCGTACTGAGCTTTCGAGGACTTGGATTATTGAAAGTGATACCCCATCAGGCGATCACGGCGCTTTTCGCTTTCATGGGTTTGTTCGCGATTTTCAAATGGGTTCCCGCTCGCAAAGTTGAGGTTCGGCCCGCGCTTGCCTCGGCTCTTCTTGCAACTGCCGGTTTGGCGCTTGCGCAAGAATTCTATGCGGGAATTATGCGTAGTTTGTTTCGGTTTTCAAAGGTCTATGGAAGTTTGGCCGGTATCCCGCTGTTTCTGATGTGGGTTTTTTTGTTTTGGTGGATCATCCTGATGGGCGCAACGCTGACAGCCTTGTTGCAAGAACGTCTTGATCGAGAATCAGAGAGTCAATCCCGAAGACAAAAACGTTCTTCCTAA